One genomic window of Moorella glycerini includes the following:
- a CDS encoding uroporphyrinogen decarboxylase family protein — translation MQTFLDKFISLKNSSRNERLRSDQSPVTFHVGLGRSVWGRLLGFNLLDYFNDPEVALESQIKWKLFWHDEIPDDTIIEPIIGIDYGVALEPSLFGMEPVFMAESDPWYGDPVLANRSDLSRLKIPDFYHSGLMPRIHRDYEEMQRLTGGQVEIRFPGWARGPWSVACMLRGFTNLYLDLMDDPAFVQDLLAFITQSRKEWEQERCRFLGIDIKDRAYEWQYVVYRHVANSELFNDEVDGNLFSLDIYAKFIYPYEKDLNNFYGGTRYYHSCGNLTPFLRLLKELKPQLMHISSATNLAEAHKTFDSDTKFQCCMQPVNDVLIATQEVMADRIKAILHAAPGRKLEIWADALYEGDHDTLAKVRLWLETARKVYQLI, via the coding sequence ATGCAAACCTTCCTTGATAAGTTTATTAGCTTAAAAAATTCTTCACGTAATGAACGGTTACGAAGTGATCAATCACCTGTTACTTTTCATGTTGGCCTGGGGCGCAGCGTCTGGGGGCGCTTGCTGGGGTTTAATCTTCTAGATTACTTCAACGATCCGGAAGTTGCTTTGGAAAGCCAGATAAAATGGAAACTTTTCTGGCATGACGAAATACCTGATGATACCATCATTGAACCAATTATCGGTATAGATTATGGCGTAGCATTAGAACCTTCGCTGTTTGGCATGGAGCCCGTATTTATGGCCGAATCCGATCCCTGGTACGGGGATCCTGTGCTTGCAAATCGCTCTGATTTAAGCCGCTTGAAAATACCTGATTTCTATCACAGCGGTTTAATGCCCCGGATCCACAGGGATTACGAGGAGATGCAAAGATTGACCGGGGGCCAGGTGGAAATCAGATTTCCGGGCTGGGCCCGGGGCCCCTGGAGTGTGGCCTGCATGCTCCGCGGCTTTACCAATCTTTATTTAGATTTAATGGATGATCCGGCCTTTGTTCAAGACCTGCTGGCTTTTATAACCCAAAGCCGTAAAGAATGGGAGCAAGAGCGTTGCCGTTTTTTAGGCATTGATATAAAAGATAGGGCTTATGAATGGCAATATGTTGTTTATCGCCATGTGGCCAACTCTGAACTTTTTAACGATGAAGTTGATGGGAATCTATTTTCCCTGGATATATATGCAAAGTTTATCTACCCTTATGAAAAGGACCTTAATAATTTTTATGGAGGTACAAGGTATTATCACAGTTGTGGCAACTTGACTCCCTTTCTCAGGCTGTTGAAGGAGCTAAAGCCCCAACTAATGCATATTAGCAGTGCCACTAATCTGGCTGAAGCCCATAAGACTTTTGATTCTGACACAAAGTTCCAGTGTTGCATGCAGCCGGTGAACGATGTTCTAATAGCTACCCAAGAAGTTATGGCTGACAGAATAAAAGCTATATTACACGCTGCACCCGGGAGGAAACTGGAAATTTGGGCTGATGCCCTCTATGAGGGCGACCATGATACCCTGGCGAAGGTTCGCTTGTGGTTGGAAACAGCCAGGAAAGTTTATCAACTAATTTAG